One window from the genome of Streptosporangiales bacterium encodes:
- a CDS encoding phosphotransferase has product DAVRAIAAAVPGAARAAGESARSARAALAGSPAPRTTVHGDFSTDQVLVCPDELRLLDLDRATVDDPAVDLASWFAAEVVAERAPADAEPREVLAPLLDGFPAATRAPLLRRLDHHAAVALLKRAVEPFRTHADDWPTFVDAYVRAAHRLAERTPRS; this is encoded by the coding sequence CGGACGCCGTCCGCGCGATCGCCGCGGCGGTCCCCGGCGCCGCGCGCGCGGCGGGAGAGTCCGCGCGCTCGGCCCGCGCCGCGCTCGCCGGGTCGCCCGCTCCCCGCACGACGGTGCACGGCGACTTCTCCACCGACCAGGTGCTCGTCTGCCCCGACGAGCTCCGCCTGCTCGATCTCGACCGCGCCACCGTCGACGACCCGGCCGTCGACCTCGCGAGCTGGTTCGCCGCCGAAGTCGTCGCGGAGCGTGCCCCCGCGGACGCGGAGCCCCGCGAGGTGCTGGCGCCGCTGCTCGACGGCTTTCCCGCAGCCACGCGAGCGCCGCTGCTCCGCCGTCTCGACCACCACGCCGCCGTCGCCCTGCTGAAGCGTGCGGTCGAGCCGTTCCGCACCCACGCCGACGACTGGCCCACCTTCGTCGACGCCTACGTGCGCGCCGCCCACCGCCTCGCGGAACGGACACCCCGCTCATGA